One Tubulanus polymorphus chromosome 5, tnTubPoly1.2, whole genome shotgun sequence DNA segment encodes these proteins:
- the LOC141905991 gene encoding cytochrome b-c1 complex subunit 8-like — translation MGRTFGNLGIKVYGIVQYSLSPFEQRAFAGILKNGIPNTFRRVKGQIFRFMPPLVVAYLVYDWGTKENARFSRKDPAEFANDS, via the exons ATGGGTCGAACTTTTGGAAATCTTGGAATAAAAGTGTACGGTATCGTGCAGTACAGTCTGTCACCGTTTGAGCAGAGAGCGTTCGCTGGTATCCTGAAAAACGGAATTCCCAACACGTTTAGACGTGTGAAGGGTCAAATATTTCGATTTATGCCGC CTCTGGTCGTTGCGTATTTAGTTTATGATTGGGGAACGAAAGAGAACGCCCGATTCAGCCGTAAAGATCCGGCTGAATTCGCTAATGACTCGTGA